A genome region from Tenebrio molitor chromosome 4, icTenMoli1.1, whole genome shotgun sequence includes the following:
- the LOC138129702 gene encoding putative ankyrin repeat protein RF_0381, whose protein sequence is MAYHQWNRLFYALLNSDTTVLTQMLREGYDMSKVVLRSSLSSNKCTPLEFVVSWNNLPFVKFLLEKGVNPNVEGPNGDTPLIISIKAEFPQMCESLLVAGANTCKPDKNGKTPLYWAVDKKNQKIINQLLDHGAELTIHTALFHAIDLGYLDVVQLLAERGAPLNVVSSGTPLIRAIERSHSDITKYLIKKGADINLADKNGNLPLNLCMEKRNFEILNCMIANGLKVDATLASSLLVCSLEMEQVDAVEYFIKQGADVNQKNKNGQTLLSTALKNSDLRSFRLLIESGADPRLAEAEIKEKMAKDDDFAIYMNSLNLESKIKKVTIRENGAPKGESTENASSLQGATGHEEAPLHVNKHI, encoded by the exons ATGGCTTATCATCAATGG AACCGATTATTCTATGCTCTATTGAACAGTGATACCACTGTTCTTACCCAAATGTTGAGAGAAGGTTATGACATGAGTAAAGTTGTGTTACGTTCATCACTCTCGTCCAATAAATGTACACCACTCGAGTTCGTAGTGTCCTGGAATAATCTTCCCTTTGTCAAGTTTTTGCTGGAGAAAGGTGTAAATCCCAACGTAGAAGGACCAAATGGAGATACTCCTTTGATCATCAGTATCAAAGCCGAGTTTCCTCAAATGTGCGAGAGTTTACTAGTTGCGGGTGCAAATACCTGTAAACCGGATAAAAATGGCAAAACTCCTTTATATTGGGCAGTGGAcaaaaaaaaccaaaagatAATAAATCAGCTGTTGGATCACGGGGCTGAATTGACAATTCATACAGCTTTATTTCATGCCATTGATTTAGGCTATTTAGATGTGGTACAGTTATTGGCAGAAAGGGGAGCTCCCCTTAATGTAGTGTCTTCAGGAACTCCCTTAATTCGTGCTATTGAGCGAAGTCATTCGGATATTACAAaatatctaataaaaaaaggtGCCGACATAAATTTGGCTGATAAAAATGGTAATCTTCCTCTAAACTTGTGCAtggaaaaacgtaattttgaaataCTCAATTGCATGATTGCAAATGGCCTCAAAGTAGACGCAACACTTGCAAGCAGTTTACTTGTATGTTCATTAGAAATGGAACAGGTAGATGCAGTGgaatattttataaagcaAGGAGCAGATgtcaaccaaaaaaataaaaatggtcaAACGCTTTTGTCTACCGCTTTGAAAAATTCCGATTTACGATCTTTCCGATTGTTAATTGAATCCGGAGCTGATCCCCGATTGGCTGAAGCTgagattaaagaaaaaatggcTAAAGACGACGACTTTGCCATTTATATGAATTCACTGAATCTAgaatccaaaataaaaaaggtcACGATTCGAG AAAATGGTGCTCCCAAGGGAGAATCGACGGAAAATGCTTCATCGCTCCAAG GTGCAACTGGTCATGAAGAAGCTCCACTTCATGTGAATAAGCATATATAA
- the LOC138129709 gene encoding alpha-tocopherol transfer protein-like, translating into MVRKRRVDAFFEVTNADVERTKQETGEDDDRLRHIENLLEQWMRCVDHLPHDYDATMARNFIRGSKFHLETAKRKFEGYFLAKHAFPELYHQRDPALAELRRVFDVVNIVWLPRLTEKGERICILSLAEVDPDVLDVGATLKVFWMIYDLLLTCQFPVSSIIMIFDCNQATAKHIGKLFNTSFKHSFSLLRDAYAIRISQLHVLNCPPMVEKLISVVRPLMHEKVKKRFAIHRDTDWLVKNLHAKVLPSDYGGNLESVRDYMGMWKEIMMENSDWFRAQENVKIVGTPPKKIERFINNIGIEGSFRQLNID; encoded by the exons ATGGTGCGGAAACGGCGCGTCGACGCCTTCTTCGAGGTGACGAACGCGGACGTCGAGCGGACCAAGCAGGAGACCGGCGAGGACGACGACCGCCTCCGCCACATCGAGAACCTCCTGGAGCAGTGGATGCGGTGCGTGGACCATCTCCCCCACGATTACG ACGCGACCATGGCCAGGAACTTCATCAGGGGCTCCAAGTTCCATCTGGAGACCGCCAAGAGGAAGTTCGAGGGCTACTTCCTGGCCAAACACGCGTTTCCCGAGCTCTACCACCAGAGGGACCCCGCTCTGGCGGAGCTGCGGCGCGTCTTCGACGTGGT CAATATTGTGTGGTTGCCCAGATTGACCGAAAAGGGCGAGAGGATCTGCATCTTGTCTTTGGCAGAAGTGGATCCGGACGTGCTGGACGTCGGAGCTACCTTAAAGGTCTTCTGGATGATCT ACGATCTGCTCCTGACATGCCAGTTCCCGGTATCTAGCATAATAATGATCTTCGACTGCAACCAAGCCACCGCCAAGCACATAGGCAAGCTCTTCAACACATCCTTCAAGCACTCGTTCTCGCTCCTCCGGGACGCTTACGCGATTCGCATCAGCCAACTCCACGTGCTCAATTGTCCCCCCATGGTCGAAAAACTGATATCGGTGGTGCGCCCGTTGATGCACGAAAAGGTCAAGAAAAGG TTCGCAATTCACAGAGACACCGACTGGTTGGTGAAGAATCTTCACGCGAAGGTGCTCCCGTCCGACTACGGCGGCAATCTGGAAAGCGTCAGGGATTACATGGGGATGTGGAAGGAGATCATGATGGAGAATTCGGACTGGTTTCGGGCGcaagaaaatgtgaaaatcGTGGGGACGCCGCCGAAGAAAATCGAAAGGTTCATCAACAACATAGGTATAGAGGGGAGTTTCAGGCAACTAAATATTGATTAA